Genomic DNA from Actinomycetes bacterium:
GGAGGTAGGAGGGCGTGTTGTCGTTCTCGCTGTCCGCGGCGAGCGAGATGGCGAGCAGCACCCGCCCTGGGCTCAGCGTCCCCGACTCGGAGAGCGTGATCACCTTGGGCAGCCGTTCGGCCGGGTCGATCCGGCGGGCGTGCTCGGCCCGCGACATCAGCGCGGCGACGAGCAGCGCGGCGACCACTGCCGCCACGGCACCGACCACGGATCGATGCCGGAGCAGTCGTGGCCGCGTCGCGCCGCGGCCCGCCTCGAGTCGCTGCATCAGGGGTGCCGGCCGGGCGTCGTCGGCGATCTCGTGCAGGGCGGTCCGGACCTGGTCCTCGACGTCGATGCTCATCGCTCGCCTCCCGTTGCTGGTGCCAGGTCACGGCACGCCGAGCGCATGGCGTGCAGCGCCTTGTGGGACTGGCTCTTCACCGTGCCCACGCTGATCCCGAGCAGGTCAGCGGTCTGCTGCTCCGTGAGGTCCTCGAAGTAGCGCAGCACGAGCACGGTCCGCTGCCTCGGGCCCAGCCGCATCAGGGCGTCCCGTAGGACCATCCGGTCGGTGGACCGGTCGGTCGGGTCGGCGGCGGGGCGCTCGCGGCGCGGCTCCGGCACCACCTGGGTGGGCAGCTCGGTGAGCCTGCGCCGCCGCCACAGCGAGATGTTCTCCCGGTACATGGTGCGGCGGACGTACTGCTCGGCGGCGCCGACGTCCCGGATGCTCGACCAGTGCTGCACCGCACGTTCGAGCGCGGTCTGCACCAGGTCCTCGGCAAGGTGCTGGTCCCCGGTCAGCAGGTACGCCGTGCGGATCAAGGCGCGCCCGCGGGCCGCCACGAACCCGCGGAACACCTCGTCCTGCACGGCGTCCACTGCTGATGCCCCTCTACGGGGCGACCGCGTGGCCGGAGGGCCGGTGCGCGGCGACCTGTCGGGCACCGACGAAGGCGGCACCGGTCACCAGCGCGCCCATGGCGGCGGCCGCGGCGAGCTGCCAGGCGGCGGCGTCCCCTCCGGTCGTCGCCGCCGCCTGGCCGGTGCCGGTGCCGGTGGCACCTGTCGCCGCGGTCGAGCCGGCGTTGCCGGCCGAACCGGGCGACGCGGTTCGAGCAGCGGCCTCGCCGTGCTCGACCTGCGCCTTCGTCAGCCGGGCCGCTCCCGACCCGGCGGCCCCGGACCCGGCACCGACCCACTCGTCGTGTTCGATCGCGGCCTTGCTGGAGGGCGCGGTGTCGTCGGCGGCCTGCGCCGCACCGGCCGCCAGCACCAGGCTGCCGGCCAGGGCCGTGGTGAGGGCGAGCGTCGCCACCGTCGTCGCTCGTCGGGTCGTCGTGGTCGCTGGGGACATCGTGGGCTCCTCGTGCTGGAGGCGGTCAGGGTCGGTGGACGTTTGCAGGTAAGGACGCGATGGCGAGCCGAAGGGTTGCCCCGACGCCAGGACGCCAGGGTCGGCAGCGGCGAGCAGTGGCCGGAGGCGGTCGGTTTGCGCCCGCAACGAGGCAATTGCACGGCGATCTGTCACGGTTAGGCCGCCGTTGGTGACGTGTGACACACTCGCCCGGCCTCGGCCAGAAGGGCCAGGTACCCACCCCCCGGGAGGACTACTCGTGAGGAAGCTCACCACTTCCGTGGTCACCGGTCTTGCCGGTGTCGCGGTTGCCGCTGCTGTGATCCAGCAGCCGGCCGTCGCCGCACCTGTGCAGGACGACGGTGCCACCGCGGGCCAGGCGAGGGCGGCCGCGCACCGGCCGGACAACCGCCTCGGCCCGGCGACCAAGAAGCAGCTCGCGCTGCGTGAGGCCGCCGTGCAGAAGGTCGCCGCCGGCGAGGCGACCCCCGACGCCGACGGCGTCGTCAAGCTCGGCGACGGCAAGTTCGCCGAGGTCGAGACGACCAAGAGTGACAAGATCTTCACGATTCTGGCCGAGTTCGGGACCCAGAGCGTCAACAAGTACGGCACCGCCCCCGGCCCGCTGCACAACCAGATCGCGCAGCCGGACCGTTCGGTGGACAACTCGACGACGTGGACCAAGGACTACGACAAGGCCTATTACGAGAACCTCTTCAACGGCTCGGGCGAGTCGATGAAGACCTTCTACGAGGCGCTCTCCAACGGGCAGTACTCGGTGACGAACACGGTCTCCGACTGGGTGCAGGTCCCCTACAACGCGTCCTACTACGGCGACAACGCCGTCGAGGACTTCGGCGGTTCCTGGGCGTTCATCAGCGACGCCGGCAACGCGTGGTACGCGGACGCCCTGAAGGAGATGGGCAGCAAGGCTGCCGTCCAGGACTACCTCAAGCAGTTCGATGTCTGGGACCGTAACGACTTCGACAACGACGGCAACTTCGACGAGTCCGACGGCTACATCGACCACTTCCAGGCGGTGCACGCCGGGCAGGGGGAGGACGCCGGCGGCGGCGGCCAGGGCGAGGACGCCATCTGGTCGCACCGCTGGTACGTCAACGGTGACGACTACGGCGTGACCGGCCCGGCCGGCAACCTGTCCGGTGGTGCTCAGATCGGCCAGTCGACGTACTGGTTCGGCGACTACACCACGGAGCCGGAGAACGGTGGCCTCGGCGTCTTCGCGCACGAGTACGGCCACGACCTCGGTCTGCCGGACTACTACGACACTGCCGGCGGCGAGAACGGCACCGCATTCTGGACCCTGATGAGCTCCGGCTCGTGGCTGAGCCACGGCGGCACCGAGGGCATCGGCACGACGCCCGGCCTGATGGGCCCGGAGGAGAAGCTGTTCCTCGGCTGGCTGGACTACAGCACCGTCCCGGCCGGGAAGTCGGGCAACTTCACCCTCAACCCGTCCCAGTACCACGTCTCCGGCAAGGACCAGGCCGTCAAGATCGACCTGCCGGACGCCACGGTGACGAAGGACTACACGACGCCGCCGTCGGGGACCCACGCCTGGTGGACCGGCAGCGCTGACGACCTGAACGAGAGCCTGACCACTTCGGTGGCGGCCGCGGGCAAGGTCAGCGTCAGCGCGAGCGCCTGGTACAACATCGAGGCCGGCTACGACTTCCTGTACGCCGAGTACTCCCTCGACGGTGGCCAGACGTGGCAGCGTACGGGCAGCGGTGTCGACGGCTCATCGAACGGCCGGTGGACCACGCTGCGCTACTCCTACGACGCGGGTGGCTCTGCCTCGGAGTTCCGGTTCCGCTACCAGTCGGACGGCGGCGTGCACCTGGCCGGTGCCTTCCTCGACGACATCTCGGTCAACGGGACCGTCGACGACGTCGAGAGCGGCACCGGCGCGTGGACGAAATCCGGGCTGTGGCAGATCAGTACCGGCACGGTGTCGAAGACCTCGCCGTCCTACTACCTTGTCGAGAACCGGGAGTACGCCGGCTACGACGACACGCTGCGGACCGGGCCGTACCAGTTCAGTGAGGCGTACAAGCGCCCGGACTGGGTGGAGTTCTTCAAGTTCCAGAACGGCCTGCTGGTCTGGTACGTGAACCACTCGGTCGAGGACGACAACACCTCGGAGCACCCGGGCACCGGCCTGTCGCTCCCGGTCGACGCCCGACCGGCGCCGTTCAGCTACCCGGACGGCACGCGGCCGAGCAACCGGCGGCAGCCCTTCGACGCCACGTTCGGCCTGGAGGCGACGGACGAGACGTGCCTGCACAAGCAGGTCGTGGTCGGCAACGGCCCGTCGCAGTCCATCGAGACGGTGGCGGCGTGCGCGGAGAGCAACCCCGGCATCCCGACCTTCGACGACAGCAACCCGCTGGCGTACTGGTCGAGCGCCAACCCGCAGAACAGCGTCAAGGTCGCGGGTGAGGGAGTCACGGTCACCGTGACCGGCGACCGGGGCCAGGACCTGACCGTCAAGGTGGTCAACCCGGCCCAGTAGCACCAGGCTCCTCCGGGAGCAGCACCATCAGCACGACGGCGAG
This window encodes:
- a CDS encoding immune inhibitor A domain-containing protein, coding for MRKLTTSVVTGLAGVAVAAAVIQQPAVAAPVQDDGATAGQARAAAHRPDNRLGPATKKQLALREAAVQKVAAGEATPDADGVVKLGDGKFAEVETTKSDKIFTILAEFGTQSVNKYGTAPGPLHNQIAQPDRSVDNSTTWTKDYDKAYYENLFNGSGESMKTFYEALSNGQYSVTNTVSDWVQVPYNASYYGDNAVEDFGGSWAFISDAGNAWYADALKEMGSKAAVQDYLKQFDVWDRNDFDNDGNFDESDGYIDHFQAVHAGQGEDAGGGGQGEDAIWSHRWYVNGDDYGVTGPAGNLSGGAQIGQSTYWFGDYTTEPENGGLGVFAHEYGHDLGLPDYYDTAGGENGTAFWTLMSSGSWLSHGGTEGIGTTPGLMGPEEKLFLGWLDYSTVPAGKSGNFTLNPSQYHVSGKDQAVKIDLPDATVTKDYTTPPSGTHAWWTGSADDLNESLTTSVAAAGKVSVSASAWYNIEAGYDFLYAEYSLDGGQTWQRTGSGVDGSSNGRWTTLRYSYDAGGSASEFRFRYQSDGGVHLAGAFLDDISVNGTVDDVESGTGAWTKSGLWQISTGTVSKTSPSYYLVENREYAGYDDTLRTGPYQFSEAYKRPDWVEFFKFQNGLLVWYVNHSVEDDNTSEHPGTGLSLPVDARPAPFSYPDGTRPSNRRQPFDATFGLEATDETCLHKQVVVGNGPSQSIETVAACAESNPGIPTFDDSNPLAYWSSANPQNSVKVAGEGVTVTVTGDRGQDLTVKVVNPAQ
- a CDS encoding SigE family RNA polymerase sigma factor, which produces MDAVQDEVFRGFVAARGRALIRTAYLLTGDQHLAEDLVQTALERAVQHWSSIRDVGAAEQYVRRTMYRENISLWRRRRLTELPTQVVPEPRRERPAADPTDRSTDRMVLRDALMRLGPRQRTVLVLRYFEDLTEQQTADLLGISVGTVKSQSHKALHAMRSACRDLAPATGGER